The Salminus brasiliensis chromosome 14, fSalBra1.hap2, whole genome shotgun sequence genome contains the following window.
attctttttttttaaatgtaatgtttattttttatttatttatttatttatgtatgtatgtatgtatgttttccCAAAGGTGTGAAGGTGCAGAATAATATCCCCGACTCACCATTGGGCTCAAATCCGAGTTTTCATTGGAAGCAGCAAGTATCCATTTCGCATCGGGTGACGAGACGAGAACATTGAGCTTAAACGAGTCACAAACCATAAACCTCAACACCTCCGACAGCAGCGGAGAGCTGAGGGTGATCAGCGAACCCACAGCAGTTCCCACCTACAGCATAAAACAGTGTGTAGAGCACAGCGTGAACCTTTCATCAATATCAGTGATatcatcttttttttctgctcaGTTCCCACTGTGCATttacactactgttcaaaagtctGGACTCACATTAACCATTTACTTTATACATACAATAATAACTTATCCAGCAACATTATCATATTTTAATCATCAGTAACCGGGACAATGGTGTCTCTGTCCTTGCCACTATGAGCTGGAACGCTGccactgcactatggagctttggtggagctgcaggaggagaacctctctccagaccTATGTGATGCTGCGTAACTCGTAactcatattcatatatatcattgctgtccaataaaaaaaacacgtaTCTACAAAATGGtcacaatgtaaaataagagtttattccaagtaatttcgagcatttctattggtccattcatccagacgAGCagatacagggttcaaaccatggacatatggtttttcattggacagcagcgatattttAGCCAtccaattggccttgctctctccttgGCCTTATGGGTAGCACAAGATCCTAACCTGTGGTGCTTCGACCTCTTtactacatttattattaagaccACATTAAATGCCCATACCGCCCAAACTGCCCACCGATTCTCTCTTCCAGCCCACCCTAATGTAGCAGGCTAAAACCCGGCCCTGGGTTTACCATGAGGAAGGAGTTTCCGTCCTTGCTGAAAGGCAGCAGAGTGCACTGAGAGGAGCCAGAGGAGTAGGAGGCCAGCTCCTCTCCCGTCTGTCCTTTCCACAGTTTAATGGTACCAGCGTTGTCCGAAGCGCCTACAAGGCACTGCTGCGGGTCAGTGAACATGGCCGTCAGGGGGTTCTGACCGGTGCTGGACCACAGATTAACACCCTGCCACAAGCAGAGAAACacaagcaaagcaaagcattattaacattatcatttcttgagctgtctttAAAAGTCTACtgctaataaatacataaatacccAACCTTGTGAATGTCCCAGGCTTTGACTGTGCCGTCACTCGAGCCACTGCAGACCACTGGTGCACACTTCCAGCTGTCCTGGACGCTGCTGTTTCCCACCAGGTAGGAGAAACCAACAAGTCTGCCTTAAAGATTTGAAAATatgaacaaaaaataataaaccagTAGTATTAACAGAGCTGGAcgatgctccaaaattatttTTTGGATGTTTTACCCAGCTGTCTTACACAACTGACACTGGTTTGAGCTAATTAGAGAAACCAGACTGTTATAATCATCAGTAACCAGGACAATGGCATATCTGTCATTGCTGCACCATGGAGCTTTGGTgtagctgcaggaggagaacctctctccagaccTACGTAATGCTGCGTAAcctttcatattcatatatatgattgctgtccaatgaaaaacatgtatttacaAAATCGTcgcaatgtaaaataagagtttattccaagtaatttcgAGCATTTCAAGAAACCACACTGTTGGAATTAAATCTTGGGAAAAATGTTCACTTTCTGGACCTCCTCTGAGTATTAGAAAAAGCCTGCTACGCACTAGGGAGACATATAGGGCAGGAGTGGGAACTCGGTAACTGCCAGGTTTAACAGGTGTGCTGAATAGATGAAGAAACCCCAATGAAACAACTTCGACTCAAACTTGGGTCTTCGCCTTCGGAGTCTGGTCTTCACGATCTCTAAGGATCTCAAAAAGGCCTCTCCCGTGCATTGAGTAATGCCAAAGGTCATAAGTCCACCAAGACATGAGGACTGTGGGGCGCTTTTACATCCTCACCAATGTCAAAATCAAACCTACACCCTGGGACCTAGAAATACCACACTGACGACAATCTGACAACCCCTGGACTTGTGCTAGCACTACCGCGAGCACTCGGACATTCGGTAGTTGTTGGACAGAATTACCTTTATGACCTCTCAGGCTCTTGCAGGTGTAGTCCCCGCCTGACCTGCCTGACTTCATGCTCTGCTCCAGTTTGGAGCGACGCAGAAAATACCTCTTCCAGGTGTACTGGTCGGTGTCTGAGAGCAGCTGGCCTAGGTTGCAGAAACCCCATCGGTGCAGGCACAGTTCTCTGAGAAATGGAGAGTTTTAAggtttttaagcttttattaaattaaatttgatTCAATTATTAagaatttttattattagacaAGCACCGCAATACTgtttaactgattaactgcatgttacaaagagtgtaatcagtcttagtTCATTCAATGGAGTGTACATTTTCAGTAAAAATCACGGTACTCAGAATGGGAGAGTACTTGGAtagcattttttttcatttatgctgttggttcattttgtctgcatgacaaaatattgcgataaatattgtatatcgtaaaaaaatgtctttaaatattgtgatataaaattTTTCCACATCGCCCAGGTCGAATAGTAACTGTGTCGTCATGAATGACATCCCAACAAGCACGAATTACTGCCTAATAATGGTTTAATAGACACTTACCTCCATAACCACTGAGTTTCTGCAGCTTCGTGCCATTCCTGAGCGAGACAGAAAGGGAACAGGGGAAGATTATCATTAGGACAATAATGGAAATAAGCAGATTTCCTGTGTAACTTCTTCAGTTGTTTGTGCAGACACCCATGGcaagctcattccaccacatATCATTTTATTACAGCAACAAAAAGCAGCCAGGGTCACTTATGAAAAAGTACTACAGTAACACTGTCCTATAGGATCCCTGTTATTACTACTATAGTCCACTACAAACCTAAGACTACAAGTTCTGCAAAAATACTAGGAAATATATACAGTTCAAAGTGTTATAGATcctaataaatgttttataaaaCACTATATAATTCATATAGTTTCTCATTTAGTTACTGCTGTAAAGAAGCACTGAGGGGCCTGAACAATACCAGTATTAGTGACATACAGGTTTTCCCATTAGAACTACTATAGTCTACTACAAAAGTAGTGTTCATAAGTTATATCATTTTATTACAGCCACAAAAAGCAGCCAGGGTCACTTATGAAAAAGTACTACAGTAACACTGTCCTATAGGATCCCTGTTATTACTACTATAGTCCACTACAAACCTAAGACTACAAGTTCTACAAAAGAACTATAAACAGAAAGgatatataaacagtttaaagtGTTATAGATTATAATAGACGTTTTATAAAACACTATATAATTACTATAtagttactgcagtaaaggggCACTGAGGAACTAGCTATAAACACCAGTATTGGTGACCTACAGGTTTCCCATTAGAACTAGCTACTATAGTCCATTACAAAAGTAATGTCCATATAACTACAAGTTTTTCAAACATACTAGGATATATAAACAGTTTTAAGTGTTAGATATTGTAATAGATGTTTTATAAAACACTATATAATTCATATAGTTTCTAATTTAGTTACTGCAGTAAAGAAGCACTGAGGGACCAACTGAGAAACACCAGTAATGGTGACCTACAGGTTCCCCATTAGAACTACTATAGTCCCCTACAAAAGTACTGTCTAAATACAGTGTACCAGGAATACCAGGACAGATATACAGTTATACAAAGGGACACTGAGGGACTAGCTATAAACACCATAGTCCTATAGAACTACTATAGTCCACTACAAAAGTAAGACTACTAATTCTACAAAACATACCGGGACAAATATACAGTTAATAAGTGTTATAGATCATAACAGACAttttataaaacataatataattACTAACTGAAAAAGACCAGTAATGGTGACCTACAGGTTTCCTATTAGAACTACTATAGTCCACTACAAAAGTACTGTCTAAATACAGTCTACCAGgaatacaaaaaatacaaaaattatatatatatatatatatatttatataccgAGTTTAAAGTGTtattgactatatatatatgtatgtcatataattttctcattttattaCAGCAACAAAAAGCAGCCAgggtcacacaaaaacaccagtaTTGATGACCTACAGGTTTCCTATTAGAACTACTACAGTCCACTACAAAAGTACTGTCTAAATACAGTCTACTAGGAATACCAGGACAGATATACAGTTCAAAGTGTTATAGATCATAtgttttattaaacactatataatTACTAGCTATAAAGTTACTGCAGTAAAGAAGAACTGAGGGACTAGCTATAAACACCATAGTCCTACAGAACTACTATAGTCCACTACAAAAGTACTGTCTAAATACAGTCTTCCAGGAAtacctataaaaaaaaacaaaaaaacaaaaaaaaaatatatgtgtatatatatatatatatatatatatatatatatatatatatatatatttatttatttatttatttatttttttataggtATTCCTGGAAGACTACACTTTTATAGTAGTCTATAACActttaaactatatatatatatatatatagtttaaagTGTTATAGACTACTATAGAAgtgttactatatatatatatatatatatatagtttaaagTGTTATAGACTACTATAGAAgtgttactatatatatatatagtttaaagTGTTATAGACTACTATAGAAgtgttactatatatatatatatatatatatatatagtttaaagTGTTATAGACTACTATAGAAgtgttactatatatatatatatatatatatatatatatagtttgaaGTGTTATAGACTACTATAGAAgtgttactatatatatatatatatatatatatatatatatatatatgtatgtcatATAGTTTTCTAATTTTATTACAGCAACAAAAAGCAGCCAgggtcacacaaaaacaccagtaTTGATGACCTACAGGTTCCTTATTAGAACTACTACAGTCCACTACAAAAGTACTGTCCATAAGACTACAAGCTCTACAAAAATACCAGGATAAATATACAGTTTAAagtgttatatattataatagatGTTTTATAAAACCCTGTATAATGACtagttataaagttataaaGTCCTACAGAACTACTATAGTCCACTACAAGGGTACTGTGTAAGACAGTACTGCAGGAATATAAACATACCAGGAGAATATAAAGAGTTTAAGTGTTATAGATGTTATAGAGGTTTTATAAAGTAGTACATTTACTCTATTAGCTAGttattgaactactgcagaACTTTTAAGGGGCAACGCCCATCAGCTCAGAGCCCAGCCAGcctccagcctccagcctcCAGCCTGAGCAGGTTACCTTACACACGACGGACGCTGTGATTAAGTCCTCCTCGCTGAGGAAAGAAAAGATGCTTATGAGGCAGTCCAGAGGCAGACTGGAGGAAGCACAGGCCATCCTGCAGCTGAAAATCAGACACACGGGTCTGCTCAGGGCGAGATTTCACTTTCAGTCTGCTGTAGCAGGCAGCTCGCATGACTACGGCACGCCGGAGGGGTCAAACTCGGTGCACGCAGTGTTGCTGACACCTAGTGGACTGATCCAAACCTACAGGCCTAGGGgatctattattttatttatttattattttaacttGTGAGAActgaaaattattatttattatttatgattttttGAGAATCttacagatcagccataacattaaaaccatcaaCAACTGAAGCCAATAACACTGATAAGATCATCACTGatcatcctttattagtcctgcagaggggaaattcacagtgccacatcagcaaagggatagcaagacaaaAAAGCAGATAAATTAGcagaatatatacacaatataaataataaaagcctGACAGTAttacagataattgcacatggaaatggaaaaaaataataatgcacaTTGTAATGTAacctctgtgagtgtgtgtgtgtgtgtgtgtgtgtgtgttggctggTTGTAGAGTCTGACGGCTGCAGGAAGGAAGGCCCTGCGATACCCCTTGTTCATACacttctccagcatggatgccagcttggctatCACCCTCCTGTATCCCAGGTCTGCcatcgagatgctactgccccagcaggccgctctggagaagatggcagatgccaccactgatTATGTGGTGAACAGCAGTCccgtcagttcctgaaggtgttcagtgtgttctgaGACAGGAGCCGAATATTgggatggctagacgactgggtcagaacatccccaaaacatcaggtaggtcttgCAGGTGGTATGCAGtaatcagtacctactaaaCATGCTCCAAGGGATTGATGCAAtgcatggaggtcccacctcacagcttacaggactgaGAGGATcttctgctaacgtcttggtgccagacaccacagaacaccttcataGAGGCCAGTGCATTAATAGGTGAGAGCTTTTTGGCAGCAtgggagggcactgtatattaTAACTATATATTGAATGTCATGAGCAAAACATTAAAGGGCCTGTATGTAGTAATCTGCAGTTTTTCCTTACCGTACCTTTAAGTCATGTGCTATATGTAAATTTATGGAAAATATGGAACCTTTAAGAAATGTGTTCCAGTGTAAAACACGACTAATTTAAGCTGTAATTTAAGCCAACTGTGTTTATGACCTAGAAGTCAACCATGCAGGAGGTGGAAGGTCCTCTAATGAAAACTTCTGGCCTCCTTAGTGCAACCTGACAGAACGCCCAACAGGATGAAGGCACTCGCTGTAGCACACAAGCCTCAGCGAAGGCCTGTCCAGCCCATGGCCTTCAGTGAGGAAGGGCCATAATGAGAACTATGAGGGGGAAACAATTGCGAGGATAATTATCTGCAAGGAGGACAATAGATGGGTGGATCATGATTACGATAACTGCCATAGCGCCATAAATCAAGAGATTTATAACACGCCAGTATAAACTATCACTATAAACATTGcttataaatacatatacagatACTGATCTGATGGTCTGCATTTTAAAGTTATGTAATATTCTGGTGTTTAAAAAATGACATGTTCAGGAGCCTTCAACGTGCGCCACTTCAgcatacagaaataaatacagCAAGCAATTGACCTTTTCTGCCAGCAGGGGGAGCAACAACAGCAATTATGTTCTCAACTGACCATCTCAGTGAAACCTACCTCTATGGCGGCCTGGAGTCCACCACAATTTGACTGTCCTGTCCATTAAATGATgactcaggtgtgtttgagctggTAAATTGCCAGGACGCCAGTCTGACACCCTCAGTAGTTCTTTATTTTAAGCCATAGTGCAAATCTTAGCTCTCAGGGTATGTATGTGGTCCATACGTCAGGTCCCTACTCTAATAACTACAGAACATACATGTTAGATTCTACCAGAATAAGATTCTTATGAGTTTTAAGAGAAGTGTCTGAATAGTGAGGCCACTGTTGTTGtgtttacattaacattaataggaaataatacattttcctTCTGATTTATGAGCAAGCTTCACTCAGAAATACAGCATTTCTACTTGGATTGTGGGACAGCTGGAGTCCCTCCCCATAGTGGGGAGGGCTCAGTACATATAGTCACAGAACTGAGGTTTTCAATCCAGTCCTTGGTCACATTGAGCCAGTCCTTAATTTTGCTCTGCCACTCTCTAATGCATCTATCAGGATTCccaattgaattgaactgaaataAGCCCAGACCATGGGGCAATCCTGAGCCAGTCCATAACTCTGCCCTACCATTTTTCAATGCACCGATCAGTGTCactgactgaactgaattgaattgaattgaattgaatctaatcaaactgaactgaattgaattaagTCCAGTTCTTAGGCACCTTGGGCCAGCCCATAACCTTGTCCCAACATTCTCTGATAGACCAATCAGCATTCttaaatgaactgaactgaactgatttaaACAGAATTGAGctaaattgaactgaactgatttaaACAGAATTGAACTGATTGAATTGAGTTCAGTCCTTGTCAACCTTGGGACAGTCCATAACTCTGCCCTACCATTTTCCAATGCATTGATCAGTGTCACTGACTGAATTGaaatgaattgaattgaattgaatcgaACTGAAATGAATTGAATTAAGTCCAGTTCTTAGGCACCTTGGACCATAACCTTGTCCCAACATTCTCTAATGGACCAATCAGCATTCttaaatgaactgaactgaactgaactgatttaaacagaattgaactgaatttaactgaaATAATTCTAGACCTTGACAAATTTGGACCAGACTATTGTGTTGTTCCATCAATCTCTAATGCACCAATCAGTATCCTCACATccactgaattgaactgaattgattgaactgaattgattgaactgaattgactgaactgaattgaactgattGAATTGAGTCCAGTCCTTGTCAACCTTGGGACAGTCCATAACTCTGCCCTACCATTTTCAAATGCACCGATCAGTGTCActgactgaactgaatttaattgaa
Protein-coding sequences here:
- the fbxw12 gene encoding F-box/WD repeat-containing protein 12 — encoded protein: MACASSSLPLDCLISIFSFLSEEDLITASVVCKEWHEAAETQWLWRELCLHRWGFCNLGQLLSDTDQYTWKRYFLRRSKLEQSMKSGRSGGDYTCKSLRGHKGRLVGFSYLVGNSSVQDSWKCAPVVCSGSSDGTVKAWDIHKGVNLWSSTGQNPLTAMFTDPQQCLVGASDNAGTIKLWKGQTGEELASYSSGSSQCTLLPFSKDGNSFLMVGTAVGSLITLSSPLLSEVLRFMVCDSFKLNVLVSSPDAKWILAASNENSDLSPMVVWSESACSPVAGEKVVSMNLPVCGCSAAVFLPSQPSRLAVIHSEGLHSQRSLTVFDLSLKKSLYKEELLAQQVESFQLELNHWHSNLILKAKGSGTILLTDGNDLKVYTLKGALIASFKDHTQPIISLCVDNFRVVTASRDLSLRVLTWKNDRDTGLTLESQYHLLGGSHSMSRGFTQVACDYASIVASVESVDGKDALKAYIFNS